From Verrucomicrobiota bacterium, one genomic window encodes:
- the rpsP gene encoding 30S ribosomal protein S16 translates to MALRIKLARGGSAHNPVYRIVVGEARVKRDGNFVEWIGTYSPKAARGRLKINLDRADYWMGVGAKPTDTVRSLINKARREPAVEEVAAPAPVVKAAAPVAVVEEAAPVAVEEAPVVEEAVVEETPIVEEVPAAEEVATPFEAEASAEEAVVEEAPEKATEAAAAEEETPAAEEEKKDA, encoded by the coding sequence ATGGCACTTCGCATAAAACTAGCCCGTGGCGGTTCAGCCCACAACCCAGTCTACCGTATTGTGGTAGGGGAAGCTCGCGTAAAGCGTGATGGCAATTTTGTAGAGTGGATTGGTACCTATTCTCCTAAAGCGGCCCGCGGTCGGTTGAAAATCAACCTGGATCGTGCCGATTACTGGATGGGTGTTGGTGCAAAACCAACGGATACCGTTCGCTCTCTCATCAACAAAGCTCGTCGCGAGCCTGCTGTCGAAGAAGTTGCAGCACCTGCTCCGGTTGTTAAAGCGGCAGCACCTGTCGCTGTTGTTGAAGAAGCAGCACCGGTTGCCGTCGAAGAAGCTCCCGTAGTTGAAGAGGCGGTTGTGGAAGAAACACCGATAGTTGAAGAAGTTCCCGCTGCTGAAGAAGTGGCTACTCCCTTTGAGGCCGAAGCGTCTGCTGAAGAAGCGGTTGTTGAAGAGGCTCCTGAAAAGGCTACCGAGGCTGCTGCTGCTGAGGAAGAAACTCCTGCTGCAGAGGAAGAAAAGAAGGACGCTTAG
- the trmD gene encoding tRNA (guanosine(37)-N1)-methyltransferase TrmD produces METALAIDLLTLFPGMATGYLEESMLGRAIKHGLLSVNVRDIRDWAKGKHKITDDRPFGGGAGMVMKPEPLFAAIESVKREKSTVIYMAPDGEKLTQALAKELSTEKHIVLLSGHYEGIDQRVRDCLIDREVSIGDYILTNGTIAACVVIDALARYIPGFLGEEKSLTQDSFTASLLTFPQFTRPAEFRGMQIPEVLLSGNHAEIDAWRLAQRKENTKSKRPDIISKDPNHEPNN; encoded by the coding sequence ATGGAAACCGCGCTCGCCATTGATCTATTGACGCTGTTTCCTGGAATGGCCACTGGCTATCTCGAGGAAAGCATGCTTGGTCGGGCCATCAAACACGGACTCCTTTCGGTAAACGTCCGAGACATTCGTGACTGGGCCAAAGGAAAGCATAAAATAACCGATGACCGGCCCTTCGGTGGAGGTGCCGGTATGGTCATGAAACCCGAGCCCTTGTTTGCCGCCATCGAAAGTGTGAAGCGAGAAAAATCCACGGTGATTTACATGGCACCCGATGGTGAAAAGCTCACCCAAGCCTTGGCAAAAGAGCTGAGCACCGAAAAACACATCGTTTTGCTAAGTGGCCACTATGAAGGAATTGATCAACGCGTACGTGATTGCCTGATCGATCGTGAGGTCAGTATCGGTGACTACATACTCACAAATGGGACCATTGCTGCCTGTGTTGTGATCGACGCTTTAGCCCGATATATACCGGGTTTTTTGGGTGAAGAAAAATCATTGACGCAAGATTCCTTCACAGCCAGTCTCCTCACCTTTCCCCAATTTACGCGCCCTGCGGAGTTCCGCGGAATGCAAATTCCAGAGGTACTTCTCTCTGGAAACCACGCGGAAATTGACGCTTGGCGACTTGCCCAGCGAAAAGAAAATACCAAGTCCAAAAGGCCAGATATAATTTCTAAAGATCCGAATCATGAACCTAATAATTAA